One segment of Deltaproteobacteria bacterium DNA contains the following:
- the secY gene encoding preprotein translocase subunit SecY — translation MLSGFQNASRIPELRRRGIFALAMLAVYRLGIHVPTPGIDRLAMAAFFDQQKNTLFGFLNLFSGGALEQFSVFSLGIMPYISASIILQLLTVVFPYLERLSKEGELGRRKITQYTRYGTVVLSIVQGIMISIGLEGTQGPGGHSLVLTPGWSFRFMTVITLTSGTAFIMWLGEQITERGIGNGISLIIFAGIVARLPSAVSTTFEFMRNGEIGPIVALVILVLSVLVVGAIIFVERGQRRIPVQYAKRVVGRKMYGGMTSHLPLKINTANVIPPIFASSILIFPATLAQFANHPWVSAVSGALAPGALLHDFVFVLLIIFFAFFYTAVVFNPSDVAENMKKAGGYIPGIRPGQKTAEYVERVLARITLSGAIYLCVVSLLPTILVRQLNVPFYFGGTALLIVVGVALDTVAQMETHLISRNYEGFMKRGRLRGRKG, via the coding sequence ATGCTTAGCGGTTTTCAAAACGCGTCGCGCATTCCCGAGCTGCGCCGTCGAGGCATTTTTGCTTTGGCGATGTTGGCGGTTTATCGCCTCGGCATTCATGTGCCGACGCCGGGAATCGACCGGCTCGCGATGGCGGCGTTTTTCGATCAGCAGAAAAATACTTTGTTCGGCTTTCTCAATTTATTTTCCGGCGGCGCCCTGGAGCAGTTTTCGGTTTTCTCTCTGGGCATCATGCCCTACATTAGCGCGTCGATCATTTTGCAATTGCTCACGGTGGTGTTTCCTTATTTGGAAAGACTGTCGAAAGAAGGCGAGCTTGGCCGGCGCAAGATTACTCAATACACGCGCTACGGCACCGTGGTGCTGTCGATCGTACAAGGGATCATGATCAGTATCGGTCTTGAAGGAACCCAGGGCCCGGGCGGCCATAGTTTGGTTTTAACCCCCGGCTGGAGCTTTCGCTTCATGACCGTGATCACGCTTACTTCCGGCACCGCGTTTATCATGTGGCTCGGCGAGCAGATCACCGAGCGCGGCATCGGCAACGGTATTTCGCTGATTATATTCGCCGGTATCGTCGCCCGTTTGCCGTCGGCGGTTTCCACTACCTTCGAGTTCATGCGCAACGGCGAAATCGGTCCGATTGTCGCACTGGTTATTCTGGTCTTGAGTGTGCTGGTGGTGGGGGCGATTATTTTTGTCGAACGCGGTCAAAGGCGTATTCCCGTTCAATACGCCAAGCGCGTCGTCGGGCGCAAAATGTACGGCGGCATGACTTCTCATCTGCCGCTCAAAATCAATACCGCTAACGTGATCCCGCCGATCTTCGCGTCGTCGATATTGATTTTTCCCGCGACCTTGGCGCAGTTCGCCAATCACCCTTGGGTGTCGGCGGTTTCCGGCGCTCTAGCGCCGGGCGCGCTGCTGCATGATTTTGTTTTCGTGCTGCTGATTATTTTCTTCGCGTTCTTTTATACGGCTGTAGTCTTCAACCCCAGCGACGTGGCGGAGAATATGAAAAAAGCCGGCGGCTATATTCCGGGCATTCGCCCCGGTCAAAAAACCGCCGAATATGTCGAGCGGGTGTTGGCGCGTATTACCTTGAGTGGCGCGATTTATCTTTGTGTCGTGTCGTTGCTGCCGACAATTTTGGTGCGGCAGTTGAACGTGCCTTTTTATTTTGGCGGTACCGCCTTGCTGATCGTGGTCGGCGTGGCGTTGGATACCGTGGCGCAAATGGAAACCCATTTGATCTCTCGCAACTATGAGGGGTTCATGAAGCGCGGGCGGTTGCGCGGCAGAAAGGGCTAA
- a CDS encoding 50S ribosomal protein L2 produces the protein MGIRTYRPTSAGMRFRTGLTFDEVTKGQPEKALTEPLHKSGGRNNTGRVTSDHRGGGHKRVYRVIDFKRNKLNVPAKVEAIEYDPNRSARIALLCYVDGERRYILAPERLVVGATVIAGDDNIDIQPGNSLPLKFIPVGTTIHNVELKIGKGGQMVRSAGLGAQLMAKEGSYALLKLPSGELRRVLAECRATVGQVGNADQENISWGKAGRMRWLGFRGATRGIAKNPVDHPHGGGEGRSKGNHPMTPWGKPTKGYKTRKNHTSDQYIVARRKGR, from the coding sequence ATGGGAATTAGAACTTACCGTCCGACCTCAGCGGGCATGCGCTTTCGCACCGGGCTGACCTTCGACGAAGTGACCAAGGGTCAGCCGGAAAAAGCTTTGACCGAACCGCTGCACAAAAGTGGCGGGCGCAATAACACCGGCCGGGTCACCAGCGATCATCGCGGCGGCGGTCATAAGCGGGTTTACCGCGTGATCGATTTCAAGCGCAACAAGCTCAACGTGCCGGCCAAGGTTGAGGCGATCGAGTACGATCCCAATCGCTCGGCGCGCATCGCGCTGCTCTGTTACGTCGACGGCGAACGGCGCTATATTCTCGCTCCCGAACGGCTGGTGGTGGGCGCGACGGTGATCGCTGGCGATGACAACATCGATATTCAACCGGGAAACTCACTGCCGCTTAAATTTATTCCCGTCGGCACGACCATTCACAACGTCGAACTTAAGATCGGCAAGGGCGGGCAAATGGTGCGCAGCGCCGGTTTGGGTGCGCAGCTGATGGCCAAAGAAGGATCCTACGCATTGCTCAAGTTGCCTTCCGGCGAGTTACGCCGAGTGTTGGCCGAATGCCGCGCTACGGTTGGCCAGGTTGGCAACGCCGATCAAGAAAATATTTCTTGGGGTAAGGCTGGGCGCATGCGTTGGCTCGGCTTTCGCGGCGCCACCCGCGGTATCGCCAAGAACCCTGTGGATCATCCTCATGGCGGCGGCGAAGGCCGTTCCAAGGGCAATCATCCGATGACTCCTTGGGGCAAGCCGACCAAGGGATATAAGACCAGAAAGAACCATACGTCGGATCAATATATCGTGGCACGAAGGAAGGGCCGCTAA
- a CDS encoding 30S ribosomal protein S8 has translation MGMTDPIADMLTRIRNASSARHQKVAVPWSRLKESIVKVLIDEGYLKDQKKVKAALGFGDELIIQLKFDRENKPIIGGIKRMSTPGRRVYVGADTVTPIRKGLGINILSTPKGILVDRNAQKANVGGELICSVW, from the coding sequence ATGGGAATGACCGATCCAATCGCGGACATGTTGACTCGAATTCGTAACGCCTCGAGCGCGCGCCATCAAAAGGTCGCCGTGCCGTGGTCGCGTTTGAAGGAAAGCATCGTCAAGGTATTAATCGACGAAGGTTACTTGAAGGACCAGAAAAAAGTGAAAGCGGCGTTGGGCTTTGGCGACGAGTTGATCATTCAACTCAAGTTCGACCGCGAGAACAAGCCGATTATCGGCGGCATCAAGCGAATGAGCACGCCGGGACGGCGGGTTTACGTCGGCGCCGACACGGTGACGCCGATTCGTAAAGGTTTGGGCATCAATATTTTGTCGACACCCAAGGGAATTCTCGTCGACCGTAACGCACAGAAAGCGAACGTCGGCGGCGAGCTGATTTGCTCGGTCTGGTAG
- a CDS encoding 30S ribosomal protein S17 has translation MESRGLRKERSGLVVSDKMDKTVVVSIERRVLHPRYKKVLKRRTKVKAHDETNQCHVGDRVVIVESRPLSRDKRWRVSKIVERAKGGTPLAEARA, from the coding sequence ATGGAAAGCAGAGGGCTAAGAAAAGAACGCAGCGGCTTGGTGGTCAGCGACAAAATGGATAAGACCGTGGTGGTCTCCATCGAACGGCGGGTGCTCCATCCGCGCTATAAAAAAGTCTTGAAACGACGCACTAAAGTTAAGGCCCATGACGAGACCAACCAGTGTCATGTCGGCGACCGAGTGGTGATCGTTGAAAGCCGGCCCCTCAGCCGCGACAAGCGTTGGCGGGTTAGCAAAATCGTCGAGCGGGCGAAGGGCGGGACACCGTTGGCGGAGGCCCGCGCTTAG
- a CDS encoding 50S ribosomal protein L15, which yields MRLDELKPAPGASKKRKRVGRGPGSGHGKTSCRGHKGQGARSGGNVQPGFEGGQMPLQRRLPKRGFFNIFRDEMAVVNLSQLEELAAGSEATPESLTQRGFVSGRNRRVKILGEGSLSKALTVRAHGFSAKAKEKIEAAGGKAELIALHA from the coding sequence ATGAGACTCGATGAATTAAAACCGGCCCCCGGTGCAAGTAAAAAGCGTAAGCGAGTCGGTCGAGGCCCAGGCTCCGGCCATGGCAAGACTTCGTGCCGCGGCCATAAGGGTCAAGGCGCGCGCTCTGGCGGCAATGTTCAACCGGGCTTCGAAGGCGGCCAGATGCCGTTGCAACGGCGTTTACCCAAGCGCGGGTTTTTCAATATTTTTCGCGACGAGATGGCGGTGGTCAATCTGTCCCAGCTTGAAGAGCTTGCGGCGGGCAGCGAAGCGACTCCTGAGTCGTTGACCCAGCGCGGTTTTGTCAGCGGCAGAAATCGCCGGGTAAAAATCCTCGGTGAAGGCTCGCTGTCGAAGGCTTTGACGGTACGAGCCCATGGATTTTCCGCCAAGGCGAAAGAGAAGATCGAAGCGGCCGGCGGTAAGGCGGAGTTGATCGCACTTCATGCTTAG
- a CDS encoding 50S ribosomal protein L22, which translates to METRATTKYIPVSPQKVRLVVDQIRGKGVEEALNILKFIPKRSASMVAKTVRTAVANAENTQSVDVDRLYVKQAKVDGAGMLKRFMPRAQGRATSIRKRLSHVTIVVDEAEDRS; encoded by the coding sequence ATGGAAACACGCGCGACTACAAAATACATTCCGGTCTCGCCGCAGAAGGTTCGCTTAGTGGTGGACCAGATTCGCGGTAAGGGCGTCGAGGAAGCGCTGAATATTCTCAAGTTCATCCCCAAGCGCTCGGCGAGCATGGTTGCCAAGACCGTGCGCACGGCGGTGGCCAATGCAGAGAATACCCAAAGCGTCGATGTCGATCGGCTGTACGTCAAGCAGGCCAAGGTAGACGGCGCCGGTATGCTCAAACGTTTCATGCCGCGAGCCCAGGGCCGGGCCACCAGCATTCGCAAACGCTTGAGCCATGTGACGATTGTCGTTGACGAAGCCGAGGATAGGAGCTAA
- a CDS encoding 50S ribosomal protein L23, whose amino-acid sequence MKGPRDIIQAPLISEKGTALAESANQFLFKVRPDANKIEVKHAVETLFKVKVLDVRMARYLGKVRRVGRSMGRRSDWKKAYVTLKAGDKIDYFGGA is encoded by the coding sequence ATGAAGGGGCCGCGAGATATTATTCAAGCGCCGTTGATCTCGGAAAAAGGCACGGCATTGGCCGAGAGCGCCAATCAATTTTTATTCAAAGTTCGGCCCGACGCCAACAAGATCGAAGTCAAGCACGCCGTCGAGACGCTGTTCAAAGTCAAGGTCCTCGATGTGCGCATGGCGCGCTATCTCGGCAAAGTGCGCCGAGTCGGCCGCAGCATGGGCCGCCGTTCCGATTGGAAGAAGGCCTATGTGACGCTCAAAGCGGGCGACAAGATCGATTATTTTGGCGGCGCATAG
- a CDS encoding 50S ribosomal protein L5: MARLKTKYDSDVVPAMMKEFGYKNSMQVPRLEKITLNVGVGEATQNAKAIDATVVEVTAIAGQKPVVTKAKKAIANFKLREGVPIGVMVTLRRSRMYEFMDRLIHVALPRVRDFKGISDKSFDGRGNYSLGLREQIIFPEIHADKVEKARGMTITLTTTAKTDQEGRLLLKLMGMPFISR, from the coding sequence ATGGCACGATTAAAAACCAAATATGACAGCGACGTGGTGCCAGCCATGATGAAGGAGTTCGGTTACAAGAACTCCATGCAGGTGCCTCGGCTGGAGAAAATCACGCTCAACGTCGGCGTCGGCGAAGCCACGCAAAATGCCAAAGCGATCGACGCGACGGTGGTCGAGGTGACCGCCATCGCGGGCCAAAAGCCGGTGGTGACCAAAGCCAAGAAGGCGATCGCCAACTTCAAGCTGCGCGAGGGCGTACCGATCGGCGTCATGGTGACCCTGCGGCGGTCGCGTATGTATGAGTTCATGGATCGGTTGATTCATGTGGCGCTTCCCCGGGTGCGCGATTTCAAGGGCATCTCGGATAAGTCCTTTGACGGCCGGGGCAACTATTCGCTCGGCTTGCGCGAGCAAATTATTTTTCCTGAGATCCACGCCGACAAGGTGGAAAAGGCTCGGGGCATGACGATAACGTTAACGACGACGGCTAAGACGGACCAGGAAGGGCGGCTGCTGCTCAAACTGATGGGGATGCCGTTCATCAGTCGGTAG
- a CDS encoding 30S ribosomal protein S19 — MARSVKKGPFIDEHLIKKVIAMAESRQRQVIRTWSRRSTVTPEMVGLTIGVHNGRKFIPVFVSENMVGHKLGEFSPTRTFYAHSGDRKSDAKESSGGAPRAAPAAAKK; from the coding sequence ATGGCACGTTCGGTTAAAAAGGGACCTTTCATAGACGAGCATTTGATTAAAAAAGTCATCGCCATGGCGGAATCGCGCCAGCGCCAAGTGATTCGCACCTGGTCGCGCCGTTCGACGGTGACGCCGGAGATGGTTGGTTTGACCATCGGCGTTCATAACGGCCGCAAGTTCATTCCGGTGTTCGTCAGCGAAAACATGGTCGGCCACAAGCTCGGCGAATTTTCCCCGACGAGAACTTTTTATGCTCATTCGGGGGATCGTAAATCGGACGCCAAAGAGAGTAGCGGTGGGGCGCCACGGGCCGCGCCAGCGGCAGCGAAAAAATAG
- the map gene encoding type I methionyl aminopeptidase, producing MISLKSDREIEIMRRANVVVAEVLQELRQRIAPGITTLDLDAVAEEQTLKRKAIPAFKGYNVAGRVYRHCLCASVNDEIVHGIPSTRVLHEGDIIGLDYGVIFDGYYGDSAITVGVGKVSAEAQRLMEITEQSLYKGIEQLHDGKRLGDLGSVVQKIAEDAGYSVVRAFVGHGIGKKLHEEPPVPNYGEPDRGLRLKEGMVLAIEPMVNVGTFEVEIKDDGWTAVTKDGSLAAHFEHSVAITKNGPYILSQL from the coding sequence GTGATTTCGCTCAAATCGGACCGCGAAATCGAGATCATGAGGCGAGCGAATGTGGTGGTTGCCGAGGTTCTTCAAGAGCTGAGACAGCGGATCGCGCCAGGGATAACGACCTTGGACTTGGACGCGGTGGCCGAGGAACAGACGCTCAAGCGCAAGGCGATTCCGGCCTTCAAGGGTTACAACGTGGCTGGCCGGGTTTACCGCCACTGCCTTTGTGCCTCGGTCAACGACGAGATTGTCCATGGCATCCCTTCCACCCGGGTGCTTCATGAGGGGGATATCATCGGTCTCGATTATGGCGTGATCTTTGACGGTTATTACGGCGACTCGGCGATTACCGTCGGTGTTGGCAAAGTGAGCGCCGAGGCGCAGCGTTTGATGGAGATCACCGAGCAGTCGCTTTACAAGGGTATCGAACAGCTGCATGACGGCAAGCGGCTTGGCGATCTCGGTTCGGTGGTGCAAAAAATCGCCGAGGATGCCGGTTATTCAGTGGTGCGGGCGTTTGTCGGCCATGGTATCGGCAAGAAGCTGCATGAGGAGCCGCCGGTACCGAACTACGGTGAACCGGACCGCGGTTTGCGCTTGAAAGAAGGTATGGTGCTAGCGATCGAGCCGATGGTGAACGTGGGTACCTTCGAAGTCGAGATAAAGGACGACGGCTGGACGGCCGTAACTAAAGATGGTAGTTTAGCCGCCCACTTCGAACATTCGGTGGCGATCACTAAAAACGGGCCTTATATTTTGAGTCAGTTGTAA
- a CDS encoding 30S ribosomal protein S3 gives MGQKIHPKFFRLGVIETWDSKWFARHDYPKLLHEDLRITAFLKKRLYHAGISRIEIERAANKAKINIHTARPGIVIGKKGAEIEKLKEEITKLTHRETYINIHEVRRPDLDAQLSSENVALQLERRVAFRRAMKETVSRAMRMGAQGVKIQCAGRLGGSEIARTEWYREGRVPLHTLRADVNFGFAEAHTTYGIIGVKVWIFRGEVLTAEEEQQKAMMGG, from the coding sequence ATGGGTCAAAAAATACATCCAAAATTTTTTCGTCTCGGCGTCATCGAAACCTGGGATTCGAAATGGTTCGCGCGCCATGACTACCCTAAGTTGTTGCACGAGGATCTTCGCATCACGGCTTTTCTAAAAAAGCGGCTTTATCACGCCGGCATTTCGCGCATTGAGATCGAGCGGGCGGCCAACAAGGCCAAGATCAACATTCACACCGCGCGCCCCGGCATCGTCATCGGCAAGAAGGGCGCCGAAATCGAAAAGCTCAAAGAAGAGATCACCAAGCTGACGCACCGGGAAACATACATCAACATTCACGAAGTGCGCCGGCCCGATCTCGATGCTCAATTGTCGTCGGAAAATGTCGCCTTGCAGCTCGAACGGCGGGTGGCCTTTCGTCGGGCGATGAAAGAGACCGTGTCGCGGGCCATGCGCATGGGCGCCCAGGGCGTCAAGATTCAATGCGCCGGCCGTCTCGGCGGTTCGGAAATCGCTCGCACCGAATGGTACCGCGAGGGACGCGTACCGCTGCATACATTGCGCGCCGACGTCAATTTCGGTTTTGCCGAAGCGCACACGACTTACGGCATCATCGGCGTCAAGGTTTGGATTTTCCGCGGTGAAGTTTTGACCGCCGAAGAAGAACAGCAGAAAGCGATGATGGGTGGCTGA
- a CDS encoding 30S ribosomal protein S5, with amino-acid sequence MERIDPQGLELKEKVVNIARVAKVVKGGRRFSFSALIVVGDSHSVVGYGMGKAKEVPEAIRKGLEQAKKSLIRVPVINGTIPFEVIGRYGAGYVILKPASDGTGVIAGGGVRAVVEASGIQNVLTKCLGSNNPHNMVKATIEALRELRSPEEIADRRGKTLAEIR; translated from the coding sequence TTGGAACGAATCGATCCCCAGGGATTAGAGCTAAAAGAAAAGGTCGTTAACATCGCCCGGGTGGCCAAGGTGGTTAAGGGCGGGCGCCGGTTTAGCTTTAGCGCGTTGATCGTCGTTGGCGATAGCCACTCGGTGGTCGGCTACGGCATGGGCAAGGCGAAGGAAGTGCCGGAAGCGATTCGCAAAGGACTCGAACAGGCTAAGAAGAGTTTGATTCGGGTGCCGGTGATCAATGGCACGATTCCCTTCGAAGTGATCGGCCGCTACGGCGCCGGTTACGTCATTCTCAAGCCGGCCTCGGACGGTACCGGCGTAATCGCCGGCGGCGGCGTGCGCGCGGTGGTGGAAGCTTCGGGCATTCAAAACGTTTTAACCAAATGTCTCGGTTCCAATAATCCCCATAACATGGTCAAGGCGACCATCGAGGCGTTGCGCGAACTGCGTTCTCCCGAAGAGATCGCCGATCGGCGCGGTAAAACCCTCGCGGAGATTCGTTAA
- a CDS encoding 50S ribosomal protein L24: protein MVIAGKERGKTGKILRVMPAENAVIIERTNMVKRHTKPRGPQQPGGIVEKEASIDASNIMIMCGKCNAPVRIGHKTLTDGKKIRICRRCSEALD from the coding sequence ATGGTGATTGCCGGCAAGGAACGGGGCAAAACCGGCAAGATCCTGCGGGTAATGCCGGCAGAGAATGCTGTCATCATCGAGAGAACCAACATGGTCAAGCGCCACACCAAGCCGCGCGGCCCGCAGCAGCCCGGCGGTATCGTCGAGAAGGAAGCGAGCATCGATGCTTCCAACATCATGATCATGTGCGGCAAGTGTAACGCGCCGGTGCGAATCGGCCACAAAACTTTGACCGATGGAAAAAAAATTCGCATTTGCCGGCGCTGCAGCGAAGCGTTGGACTAA
- a CDS encoding 50S ribosomal protein L6: MSRIGKLPVTIPAGVKVAVDAGAVRFEGPKGKLQAPIPAGVQVKVDGNTLHVQRDNEQRKVRALHGLTRKLIANMAQGVSVGFSRVLDINGVGYRAEVKGQEIHMTLGYSHPVVFPLPQGVAAAVERQIIITLSGADRQLLGEMAAKLRSLRPPEPYKGKGIKYREEFIKRKAGKAVGSAGAK; this comes from the coding sequence TTGTCACGTATCGGAAAACTACCCGTAACCATCCCGGCCGGCGTTAAGGTTGCAGTCGACGCCGGCGCAGTGCGCTTCGAAGGGCCCAAGGGAAAACTCCAAGCACCAATTCCCGCCGGCGTGCAGGTCAAGGTGGACGGCAATACGCTTCACGTTCAACGCGACAACGAGCAGCGCAAGGTGCGCGCGCTCCATGGCTTGACCCGTAAGCTGATCGCCAACATGGCGCAGGGCGTGAGTGTCGGCTTTAGCCGGGTGCTCGATATCAACGGCGTCGGTTACCGCGCCGAAGTGAAGGGCCAGGAAATTCACATGACATTGGGCTACTCCCATCCAGTGGTATTTCCTCTGCCCCAGGGCGTGGCCGCGGCGGTGGAACGGCAGATCATCATTACTCTGAGCGGCGCCGATCGCCAATTACTCGGTGAGATGGCGGCGAAGCTTCGCAGCCTGCGGCCGCCGGAACCGTATAAGGGCAAAGGCATTAAGTATCGCGAAGAGTTTATCAAGCGCAAAGCCGGTAAGGCGGTCGGCTCGGCGGGCGCAAAGTAG
- the rpmC gene encoding 50S ribosomal protein L29, with protein MEAKKLRELSDDDLAAKRNSLREEIGHLNLKRATNRLENPMSLKATKRDLARVETLLREKALRSKKG; from the coding sequence ATGGAAGCTAAAAAGCTGCGCGAGCTGAGCGACGATGATTTGGCCGCGAAACGCAATTCATTGCGCGAGGAGATCGGCCACTTGAACCTCAAGCGCGCCACCAACCGTTTGGAAAATCCCATGTCGCTCAAGGCGACCAAGCGGGATTTGGCCCGAGTCGAAACCTTGCTGCGCGAGAAGGCGCTGCGGAGTAAGAAAGGCTAA
- a CDS encoding adenylate kinase: protein MAGAVRVVLLGPPGAGKGTQAKLLQDEFGAVQISTGGILRKAVADQTALGKEASGFIKSGALVPDGLIVNLVAERLQQKDCEKGFLFDGFPRTISQAESLDEIFKKMRLDLNCVLSVQVPQEIIVKRLAGRRTCRKCGAMFHVSFNAPKQVGVCDSCAGELYQRDDDKEQTIAHRLQVYDTQTAPLANYYRSRGLLREIDGVGEIEQIRTRVIAALGDVVL, encoded by the coding sequence TTGGCCGGTGCTGTACGTGTCGTATTGCTGGGTCCTCCAGGGGCGGGCAAGGGTACTCAAGCTAAGCTGCTTCAAGATGAATTCGGAGCGGTGCAGATTTCTACCGGCGGCATTCTGAGGAAGGCCGTCGCGGACCAGACGGCGCTTGGAAAAGAAGCTTCAGGATTTATTAAGAGCGGCGCTTTAGTGCCGGATGGTTTGATCGTCAATCTAGTCGCCGAGCGCTTGCAGCAGAAAGACTGTGAAAAGGGTTTTCTCTTCGACGGCTTTCCGAGAACGATCTCCCAGGCCGAGAGTCTCGATGAGATTTTTAAAAAGATGAGGCTAGATCTGAATTGCGTGTTGTCGGTTCAGGTACCTCAGGAGATTATTGTCAAAAGACTGGCGGGGCGGCGCACCTGTCGTAAATGCGGCGCGATGTTTCATGTGTCGTTCAACGCGCCCAAGCAGGTCGGAGTTTGCGATAGTTGCGCCGGAGAGCTTTATCAGCGCGACGACGATAAAGAGCAGACCATCGCCCATCGGTTGCAAGTTTACGACACGCAAACCGCGCCGTTGGCGAACTATTATCGCAGCCGCGGTTTGTTGCGGGAGATTGATGGAGTCGGCGAAATCGAGCAGATTCGCACCCGGGTGATCGCAGCTTTGGGAGATGTCGTGTTGTGA
- a CDS encoding 50S ribosomal protein L16, which yields MLEPRKVKYRKLQKGRRRGTAHRGSTLAFGDYGLKALGRGWMSAREIEAARVALTRYLKRGGKVWIRIFPDKPLTKKALETRMGKGKGATEMWVAVVQPGRILFEMEGVEGALAKEAFRLAAHKLSIPTMMIERRGLVHGS from the coding sequence ATGCTTGAACCGAGAAAAGTAAAATATCGTAAGCTGCAAAAGGGCCGGCGCCGGGGCACGGCGCATCGTGGGTCGACCTTGGCCTTCGGCGACTACGGCTTGAAGGCGTTGGGACGCGGCTGGATGAGCGCCCGAGAGATCGAAGCGGCCCGTGTCGCGCTGACCCGCTATCTCAAACGCGGCGGCAAGGTTTGGATTCGGATTTTCCCCGACAAACCGCTCACCAAGAAGGCGCTCGAAACCCGCATGGGTAAAGGTAAGGGCGCCACGGAGATGTGGGTCGCGGTGGTGCAGCCGGGACGAATCCTGTTCGAAATGGAAGGCGTCGAAGGCGCCCTCGCTAAAGAGGCGTTCCGTTTGGCGGCGCATAAATTATCGATCCCGACGATGATGATCGAGCGACGGGGGTTGGTCCATGGAAGCTAA
- a CDS encoding type Z 30S ribosomal protein S14, protein MAKTCLRIKAALPNKFKVREYNRCPLCGRARAFYRRFRMCRLCLRDHARKGHIPGLIKASW, encoded by the coding sequence TTGGCCAAAACATGCTTGCGAATCAAGGCAGCGTTGCCGAACAAGTTCAAAGTGCGGGAATACAACCGTTGTCCGCTTTGCGGCCGGGCTCGAGCCTTTTACCGGCGCTTTCGCATGTGCCGGCTTTGCCTGCGCGATCACGCGCGCAAAGGGCATATCCCCGGACTGATCAAGGCTAGTTGGTAG
- a CDS encoding 50S ribosomal protein L18: MANKRVDIARRRRQERVRKKVVGSDARPRICVFRSNKHIYAQVISDNQGKTLAAVSTLTGELAEAVKQSKGVGTAKQVGLALAKACKEKNITQVVFDRNGFLYHGRVKAVADGAREGGLEF; the protein is encoded by the coding sequence ATGGCGAATAAACGAGTGGATATTGCGAGGCGGCGGCGTCAGGAGCGCGTCCGCAAAAAAGTTGTCGGCAGCGATGCGCGGCCGCGGATTTGTGTGTTTCGCAGCAATAAGCATATTTACGCGCAAGTCATTTCCGACAATCAAGGCAAGACACTGGCAGCGGTCTCGACCCTCACGGGTGAGCTCGCCGAGGCGGTCAAGCAGAGCAAGGGCGTCGGCACCGCCAAACAAGTCGGCTTAGCGCTGGCCAAGGCCTGTAAAGAAAAAAATATTACCCAAGTAGTTTTCGACCGTAACGGTTTTCTCTACCACGGCCGGGTAAAGGCAGTGGCGGACGGCGCCCGCGAGGGCGGGTTGGAATTTTAG
- a CDS encoding 50S ribosomal protein L14, which produces MIQALTNLDVADNSGARRVQCIKVLGGSKRKYASIGDIIVVAVKEAIPNAKVKKGDVTKAVVVRTAKEIGRPDGTYIRFDVNSAVLIDNQKEPIGTRIFGPVARELRGKKFMKIISLAPEVL; this is translated from the coding sequence ATGATTCAAGCGCTGACAAATTTAGATGTCGCCGATAATTCCGGCGCGCGCCGGGTGCAGTGCATCAAAGTGCTTGGGGGCAGCAAACGCAAGTACGCTTCCATCGGCGATATCATCGTCGTGGCGGTGAAAGAGGCGATCCCCAATGCCAAGGTTAAAAAAGGCGATGTCACCAAGGCCGTGGTGGTGCGTACGGCGAAGGAAATCGGCCGGCCGGACGGGACTTATATTCGCTTCGACGTCAATTCGGCGGTCTTGATCGATAATCAAAAGGAACCTATCGGGACGCGTATTTTTGGCCCGGTGGCACGCGAACTCCGGGGCAAGAAGTTTATGAAAATCATTTCGCTGGCGCCGGAAGTTTTATAG